A window from Falco naumanni isolate bFalNau1 chromosome 3, bFalNau1.pat, whole genome shotgun sequence encodes these proteins:
- the LOC121085771 gene encoding lymphocyte antigen 6E-like: MKTSLLVVLVIALCTESAFSLMCFTCKDASSNMHCLSTTTCSEHEKYCLTTYSTTGLGDNRNQRITKKCSAFCPTIDVNIGIAGVATSCCETSLCNISGASSVKTSYTIIALGILASLTCILRLGF, from the exons ATGAAGACTTCTCTTCTTGTCGTGCTCGTCATAGCCCTGTGCACGGAGAGTG CTTTCTCCTTGATGTGTTTCACATGCAAAGATGCATCCTCCAATATGCATTGTCTCAGTACAACCACATGCTCTGAGCATGAGAAGTACTGTCTCACAACGTATTCTACCACAGGACTTG GCGATAACCGTAACCAGCGTATTACCAAGAAATGTTCTGCATTTTGCCCAACAATTGACGTGAATATTGGCATAGCTGGTGTTGCTACCAGCTGCTGCGAGACTTCCTTGTGCAACATCAGTGGTGCCAGCAGTGTGAAAACCAGCTACACTATTATAGCTCTGGGCATCTTGGCCAGTCTCACCTGCATCCTCCGGCTGGGTTTTtaa
- the LOC121085602 gene encoding lymphocyte antigen 6E-like: MKTFLIALLVTALCAERASSLFCYTCDNEHSNWNCLKTYKCEDNEKYCVTTYSSAGFGKDIGHRITKKCSVDCPETNVNFGMAAYSTKCCSTSLCNFSGANSIKISYAVMFLGVVASLVCVIRAGL, from the exons ATGAAGACTTTTCTGATTGCCCTGCTGGTGACAGCCCTATGTGCCGAGCGAG CTTCCTCACTGTTTTGCTACACATGTGACAACGAGCACTCCAACTGGAACTGCCTTAAAACCTATAAGTGTGAAGACAATGAGAAATACTGTGTAACCACATACAGCTCTGCTGGGTTTG GCAAGGACATCGGACACCGCATCACCAAGAAATGTTCTGTAGACTGCCCTGAGACGAATGTGAACTTCGGTATGGCAGCTTATTCTACCAAATGCTGTAGTACCTCCCTGTGCAATTTCAGTGGTGCCAACAGCATAAAAATCAGCTATGCTGTAATGTTCCTGGGAGTTGTGGCCAGCCTGGTATGTGTCATCAGGGCAGGATTGTGA
- the LOC121084552 gene encoding lymphocyte antigen 6E-like: MKTTLVTLLATVLCVEQAYPFMCYVCQEQESNKNCLSISMCAKEDKYCVTVRNNIGTKPNQPKYVISKMCSPTCPASSHQQNQTYQRVSCCEKPLCNVNGVSSKQSSYGAISLGVLASITYIFACGL; the protein is encoded by the exons ATGAAGACTACTCTTGTCACCTTACTGGCTACTGTCCTGTGTGTGGAGCAAG CTTATCCATTTATGTGCTACGTGTGCCAAGAACAAGAGTCCAACAAGAACTGTTTGTCCATTTCCATGTGTGCAAAGGAAGATAAATACTGCGTGACTGTCCGTAACAACATTGGAACAA AGCCCAACCAGCCTAAATATGTCATCTCTAAGATGTGTTCTCCAACGTGTCCTGCATCAAGTcatcaacaaaaccaaacctatCAGAGGGTTTCTTGCTGTGAGAAACCATTATGCAATGTGAATGGAGTCAGTAGCAAGCAAAGCAGCTATGGAGCGATATCCCTGGGTGTACTAGCCAGTATCACTTACATCTTTGCATGTGGACTGTGA